The proteins below come from a single Gordonia sp. X0973 genomic window:
- a CDS encoding NAD(P)/FAD-dependent oxidoreductase has translation MSETWDAIVVGGSAAGLSAALLLGRALRRVLVIDDGQPRNRFAAHMHGVLGWEGESPADLLRRAREDVAHYDVTIRTGRVTTVAADEQSVTVTLDDGETATGRALVVATGLTDVMPDLPGFAPRWGTGVLHCPYCHGWEVRGKRLGVLAMSPMSLHQSQLIRQWSSDLTVFAGGIGGDAGIDIDPATRARLRSRGVRIVEEPVVEILGDGDAISGVRLADGQVVEVDALFAGPRARPNDEFLAALDLDRADNPVGSFIAVDEFGKTSHPLVYAVGNVINPALTVPMSIGSAAMTGGMVNMSLVTREFDSAAADPQ, from the coding sequence ATGAGTGAAACATGGGATGCGATCGTCGTCGGCGGCAGTGCCGCCGGTTTGTCGGCGGCACTGCTCTTGGGCCGGGCACTGCGGCGGGTGCTCGTGATCGACGACGGGCAGCCGCGCAACCGGTTCGCCGCGCATATGCACGGCGTCCTCGGCTGGGAGGGCGAGAGCCCCGCCGACCTGTTGCGGCGGGCCCGCGAGGACGTCGCGCACTACGACGTGACGATCCGCACGGGCCGGGTGACGACGGTCGCCGCCGACGAGCAGAGCGTCACCGTCACACTCGACGACGGCGAGACCGCCACCGGTCGAGCACTCGTGGTCGCCACGGGCCTGACCGACGTGATGCCCGACCTCCCCGGCTTCGCACCGCGCTGGGGCACCGGCGTGCTGCACTGCCCGTACTGCCACGGATGGGAGGTCCGCGGCAAACGGCTGGGCGTGCTCGCAATGTCGCCGATGTCGCTGCACCAGTCGCAGTTGATCCGCCAGTGGAGCAGCGACCTGACCGTCTTCGCCGGCGGGATCGGCGGCGACGCGGGCATCGACATCGATCCGGCGACTCGCGCGCGACTGCGCTCGCGCGGCGTGCGGATCGTCGAGGAGCCGGTCGTCGAGATCCTGGGCGACGGCGACGCGATTTCGGGTGTTCGCCTGGCCGACGGCCAAGTCGTCGAAGTCGACGCATTGTTCGCCGGGCCGCGGGCCCGGCCCAACGACGAGTTCCTGGCCGCCCTCGATCTGGACCGTGCGGACAACCCGGTGGGCAGCTTCATCGCCGTCGACGAATTCGGGAAGACGAGCCACCCGCTGGTGTACGCCGTCGGCAACGTCATCAACCCGGCACTGACGGTCCCGATGTCGATCGGCTCCGCGGCGATGACCGGGGGCATGGTCAACATGTCCCTGGTCACCCGCGAATTCGACTCCGCCGCGGCCGATCCTCAGTAG
- a CDS encoding helix-turn-helix domain-containing protein gives MGDEIKQVGARLRALRNGRGWTLDDLAGRVGMSPSTLSRLEAGKRAPSLDLLLPLTRQLGIGLDDLVSPTVADPRVHREPIRRHGMILHPLASESSPVKTYKIHYLPTEGGPPEPRVHDGYEWLYVMSGRLRLILGDQDLVLTRGEAAEFDTRIPHAMCAVGKRRAEVLSIFNDAGDRIHTHTPE, from the coding sequence ATGGGCGACGAGATCAAACAGGTCGGCGCGCGGCTGCGGGCGCTGCGCAACGGTCGCGGGTGGACCCTCGACGACCTGGCCGGGCGGGTCGGGATGTCGCCCAGCACGCTGTCGCGGTTGGAGGCGGGCAAGCGCGCACCCAGTCTCGATCTGCTGTTGCCGCTGACCAGGCAGCTCGGAATCGGGTTGGACGACCTGGTGTCGCCCACCGTCGCCGATCCGCGCGTGCACCGCGAACCGATCCGGCGGCACGGGATGATCCTGCACCCGCTCGCCTCGGAGTCCTCGCCGGTGAAGACCTACAAGATCCACTACCTGCCGACCGAGGGCGGGCCTCCCGAACCACGCGTCCACGACGGATACGAGTGGCTGTACGTGATGTCGGGGCGGTTGCGCCTCATCCTCGGCGATCAGGATCTGGTGCTGACCCGCGGCGAGGCCGCCGAGTTCGACACCCGGATTCCGCATGCGATGTGCGCGGTGGGCAAACGTCGCGCCGAGGTGTTGAGCATCTTCAACGACGCCGGCGACCGGATCCACACGCATACGCCGGAGTAG
- a CDS encoding sterol desaturase family protein encodes MLRYGYPLFMLVGVNGTAIWLAASGAPKALLLLPVAVAIVASFSVERLIPYRDEWNHSQDDSLRDAIHVFVNESMILISVAAIPVLAALRGPHTWWPGGLPFVVQVLIAILVADLGITLVHMASHRYGWLWRLHAVHHSVTRCYGLNGLMKHPLHQTLEMLGGVAPLLVVGMPVSVASALSVCVAVQLLMQHSNADYRVGPARRILALNSGHRFHHLRDAGEGDVNFGLFTLLWDHLAGTYVYDPDRRFATADLGMAAKPDYPTAYGEQLVVPFTAAGACGPMQPLPRRSLRERLATPAYACGSGRRRR; translated from the coding sequence ATGCTTCGCTACGGATACCCCCTGTTCATGCTGGTCGGCGTCAACGGCACCGCGATCTGGCTCGCCGCGTCGGGCGCCCCCAAGGCGCTCCTGCTGCTGCCCGTCGCCGTCGCGATCGTCGCCTCGTTCTCCGTGGAACGGTTGATCCCCTACCGCGACGAGTGGAACCACTCGCAGGACGACTCGCTGCGCGACGCCATCCACGTCTTCGTCAACGAGTCTATGATCCTGATCAGCGTGGCCGCCATCCCGGTCTTGGCCGCACTGCGCGGTCCGCATACCTGGTGGCCCGGCGGATTGCCGTTCGTGGTGCAGGTACTGATCGCGATACTCGTCGCCGATCTCGGCATCACGCTGGTACACATGGCGAGCCACCGCTACGGATGGTTGTGGCGGCTGCACGCCGTACACCACAGCGTGACCCGGTGCTACGGACTCAACGGGCTGATGAAGCATCCGCTGCACCAGACCCTGGAGATGCTGGGCGGGGTGGCACCGCTGCTCGTCGTCGGGATGCCGGTGTCGGTGGCCTCGGCCCTGTCGGTCTGCGTGGCCGTGCAGCTGTTGATGCAGCACTCCAACGCCGACTACCGCGTCGGCCCGGCGCGCCGGATCCTCGCCCTGAACTCCGGCCACCGCTTCCACCACCTGCGCGACGCCGGCGAGGGCGACGTGAACTTCGGCCTCTTCACGCTGCTGTGGGATCACCTCGCGGGCACCTACGTCTACGACCCGGATCGTCGTTTCGCCACCGCGGACCTGGGGATGGCCGCCAAGCCGGACTACCCGACCGCATACGGCGAGCAGCTCGTCGTGCCGTTCACCGCGGCCGGCGCGTGCGGCCCGATGCAGCCGCTGCCCCGCCGGTCGCTGCGCGAGCGACTCGCTACTCCGGCGTATGCGTGTGGATCCGGTCGCCGGCGTCGTTGA
- a CDS encoding aminotransferase class V-fold PLP-dependent enzyme has protein sequence MSSEPPLAGDADAVIARLRELRAGDAPSHGGTILSYVYDSGRAELDELAAAAIREVQPVNGLDPTVFTSVATMERDVITFARNAFHGPGAVGSVTSGGTESCLLAVLSAREYSHADRGSIVVPTTAHAAFTKAAHVLGVEEIRVPVDPVTTAVDPAVVADALREDTFLVVASAPGYPTGALDPIESLGQLARERQIALHVDACLGGFALAWWPDPLPPWDFRVPGVTSLSADLHKYGYSPKGASVLLHADRDRHRAQYFATTDWPGYPVVNPTLLGSRSAAGLAASWAIISFLGTDGFTDLVAATARATAALRDVVAGIDGLRVFGDPVGPVFAVATDPASASPVDPHRWARAVADEGFALQLQPGYVQPDGSSLPATTHLTVTPVTERVVDDLARALVRGAEAARGLPPSPAPEALADLAAAITTGAVSLDDLLSLPSETTAEFLRAAGIDPHGDGELDMPAVVAAVAALPRSVTAKMLTEFLALYTNPL, from the coding sequence ATGAGCAGTGAGCCACCGCTCGCCGGCGACGCCGACGCGGTCATCGCCCGACTGCGCGAGCTGCGGGCCGGCGACGCCCCGTCGCACGGCGGCACGATTCTGTCCTACGTCTACGACTCCGGGCGGGCCGAACTCGACGAATTGGCGGCGGCCGCGATTCGCGAGGTGCAGCCGGTCAACGGGCTCGACCCCACCGTGTTCACCTCGGTGGCGACGATGGAGCGCGACGTCATTACCTTCGCGCGCAACGCCTTTCACGGCCCCGGCGCCGTCGGGTCGGTGACCTCGGGCGGCACCGAGAGCTGTCTGCTCGCGGTGCTGTCGGCCCGCGAGTATTCGCACGCCGATCGCGGATCCATCGTCGTGCCCACCACCGCGCACGCGGCGTTCACCAAGGCCGCCCACGTGTTGGGCGTCGAGGAGATCCGGGTCCCGGTCGACCCGGTGACGACGGCCGTCGACCCGGCGGTCGTCGCCGACGCCCTGCGCGAGGACACCTTCCTCGTCGTGGCCTCCGCCCCCGGCTACCCGACCGGCGCACTCGATCCGATCGAGTCACTCGGACAACTGGCCCGGGAACGCCAGATCGCGTTGCACGTCGACGCCTGCCTCGGCGGATTCGCCCTCGCCTGGTGGCCGGACCCGTTGCCGCCGTGGGATTTTCGCGTGCCGGGCGTGACCAGCCTGTCCGCCGACCTGCACAAGTACGGCTACAGCCCCAAGGGCGCCTCGGTGTTGCTGCACGCCGATCGCGACCGTCACCGGGCCCAGTATTTCGCGACGACGGACTGGCCCGGCTATCCCGTCGTCAACCCGACGCTGCTCGGGTCTCGCTCGGCCGCCGGGCTCGCCGCCTCCTGGGCGATCATCAGCTTCCTCGGCACCGACGGCTTCACCGATCTCGTCGCCGCGACGGCCCGCGCGACCGCCGCGTTGCGCGACGTCGTCGCGGGTATCGACGGACTGCGGGTCTTCGGCGACCCGGTGGGCCCGGTCTTCGCCGTCGCGACCGACCCGGCGTCGGCCTCCCCGGTCGACCCGCACCGGTGGGCGCGCGCGGTCGCCGACGAGGGCTTCGCCCTGCAACTGCAGCCCGGCTACGTCCAGCCCGACGGCTCGTCGCTGCCCGCGACCACCCACCTGACCGTCACCCCGGTGACCGAGCGGGTCGTCGACGACCTCGCCCGCGCCCTGGTGCGCGGGGCCGAGGCGGCGCGCGGCCTACCGCCGTCGCCCGCGCCGGAGGCGTTGGCCGATCTCGCCGCGGCCATCACGACCGGAGCGGTCTCGCTCGACGACCTGCTGTCCCTCCCCAGCGAGACGACCGCGGAATTCCTTCGCGCCGCCGGGATCGACCCGCACGGCGACGGCGAGCTGGACATGCCGGCCGTGGTCGCGGCGGTCGCGGCCCTGCCCCGATCGGTCACGGCGAAGATGTTGACCGAGTTCCTCGCGCTGTACACGAATCCTCTCTGA
- a CDS encoding MFS transporter translates to MRRTVVAGYALGSVGTGGFGVLPGLVLAYYLTDSLGVPAVAAAGVVLIPKLLDVAVNPAIGARSDRQLSRTGSRRRDMLVGSLAFAPLFVLTFAAPTGIGWPPAAVWVLAAFSSTAIAYAFFQVPYVALPAELTDSYDERTRLVAVRIAVLAAAILLFGAGGPALRDSVGGSRGYLVMALGSGLLISAGMVLASRTAPRRGIDGPADAATESSASFRDAFTALRIDSGYRRLVAVYVVQALASAVMLAGAQYLATHVLGRSSALQWLFVSLVAPALVVMPLWYRFGARRGKLAGLRVAAALFAVASAALLGTIWWSGPWVYAAVAVAGVGYAGMQTFPLAMLPDVLNAHDRRTDTSSGGSLSGLWTAAETIALALGPAVFLIVLAATGYVSTPAGATTTSVQPHSAVLGISVGFAAVPALLVAGSLILLRRYAEPIPEGGPDEQ, encoded by the coding sequence ATGCGTCGGACTGTCGTCGCGGGCTACGCGCTGGGGAGCGTCGGGACGGGCGGCTTCGGAGTCCTTCCCGGCCTGGTGCTCGCCTACTACCTGACCGATTCGCTCGGCGTCCCGGCGGTGGCCGCCGCCGGAGTGGTTCTGATCCCCAAACTGCTCGACGTCGCGGTCAACCCGGCGATCGGCGCCCGCAGCGATCGGCAGCTGAGTCGCACCGGTTCCCGACGGCGAGACATGCTCGTCGGCTCGCTGGCATTCGCCCCGCTGTTCGTCCTCACCTTCGCCGCGCCGACAGGGATCGGCTGGCCGCCGGCCGCGGTCTGGGTGCTCGCAGCCTTCTCGTCGACGGCGATCGCCTACGCCTTCTTCCAGGTGCCCTACGTCGCACTGCCCGCCGAGCTGACCGACAGCTACGACGAGCGGACGCGCCTCGTCGCCGTTCGCATCGCGGTGCTCGCCGCCGCCATTCTGCTGTTCGGCGCCGGCGGACCGGCGCTGCGCGACAGCGTGGGCGGGTCTCGCGGATACCTCGTCATGGCGCTCGGCTCCGGGCTGCTCATCAGCGCCGGGATGGTCCTCGCGAGTCGCACGGCTCCCCGGCGCGGCATCGACGGTCCGGCGGATGCCGCAACCGAGTCGTCCGCGTCATTCCGCGACGCCTTCACCGCGCTGCGGATCGACTCCGGCTATCGCCGGTTGGTGGCGGTCTACGTGGTGCAGGCACTGGCGAGCGCTGTCATGCTGGCCGGCGCGCAATACCTGGCGACCCACGTACTCGGCCGCAGCTCGGCATTGCAGTGGCTGTTCGTCTCCCTCGTCGCACCCGCGCTGGTGGTGATGCCGCTCTGGTACCGCTTCGGCGCCCGACGCGGCAAACTCGCCGGTCTGCGGGTGGCGGCCGCACTCTTCGCGGTGGCGTCGGCCGCCCTGCTCGGGACCATCTGGTGGAGCGGGCCGTGGGTCTACGCCGCCGTCGCCGTCGCCGGCGTCGGCTACGCGGGGATGCAGACCTTCCCGCTGGCGATGCTGCCCGACGTCCTTAACGCACACGACCGTCGGACGGACACGTCGTCGGGCGGATCGCTGTCCGGGCTGTGGACGGCGGCGGAAACGATCGCCCTGGCACTCGGCCCCGCCGTCTTCCTGATCGTCCTCGCCGCCACCGGCTATGTCTCGACACCGGCGGGCGCCACGACGACGAGCGTCCAACCCCACTCCGCGGTCCTCGGTATCTCGGTAGGCTTCGCCGCAGTGCCGGCGCTCCTCGTTGCCGGCAGCCTGATCCTGTTGCGGCGCTACGCCGAGCCGATCCCGGAAGGCGGCCCCGATGAGCAGTGA
- a CDS encoding zinc-binding dehydrogenase — protein sequence MRAIVATPPAPAVVADVEAPRPRRGEIRLQTIASALNPVDAQAAAGVYHDLGWVQRPTVGVGWDVTGKVVEVGEGVDGIEVGDVVAALFGGVDKAVGTHAEQVVVPADATAPVPASLDPVAAATVGLNAQTARQALALLGEGRGSLLVTGAAGGVGGYALPLAVALGFDVTGLARETDREFVESTGAAFADRADGHYDAVLDAAVLGDLSAVRDGGRYVGVIPPQTPESERDIAVDAVMVAPDGVELATLLGLAADGVLAPRIAETIGLDEVPAALADLSAGGRRGRVVVTY from the coding sequence ATGCGCGCCATCGTCGCCACCCCGCCCGCCCCGGCCGTCGTCGCCGACGTCGAGGCACCTCGACCTCGTCGGGGAGAAATCCGGCTGCAGACCATCGCATCGGCGCTCAACCCGGTCGACGCGCAGGCCGCGGCCGGGGTCTACCACGACCTCGGCTGGGTCCAGCGCCCGACGGTCGGGGTCGGCTGGGATGTCACCGGGAAGGTCGTGGAGGTCGGTGAAGGGGTCGACGGCATCGAGGTCGGTGACGTGGTCGCGGCGCTGTTCGGCGGGGTCGACAAGGCGGTCGGGACCCATGCCGAGCAGGTCGTGGTGCCGGCCGACGCGACCGCCCCGGTCCCCGCCTCGCTCGACCCGGTGGCCGCGGCCACCGTCGGCCTCAACGCGCAGACCGCGCGGCAGGCCCTGGCACTGCTGGGGGAGGGGCGCGGATCGTTGCTCGTCACCGGTGCCGCCGGAGGCGTCGGCGGGTATGCGCTGCCGCTCGCCGTCGCCCTCGGATTCGACGTCACCGGGTTGGCTCGCGAGACCGATCGGGAGTTCGTCGAATCCACCGGGGCCGCCTTCGCCGACCGCGCCGACGGGCACTACGACGCGGTACTCGACGCCGCCGTGTTGGGCGACCTCTCGGCCGTTCGCGACGGCGGACGCTACGTCGGCGTGATCCCGCCGCAGACCCCGGAGTCCGAGCGCGACATCGCCGTCGACGCGGTGATGGTCGCCCCCGACGGGGTCGAACTCGCGACGTTGCTCGGCCTGGCCGCCGACGGGGTGCTCGCTCCGCGCATTGCCGAGACGATCGGTCTCGACGAGGTGCCCGCCGCATTGGCGGACCTCTCGGCCGGTGGCCGCCGCGGGCGGGTGGTGGTCACCTACTGA
- a CDS encoding AraC family transcriptional regulator, with product MQWSGQAWLGSGAIVFWGEVGDTSMHAHAAHQLFIGAEESSTIAVTLADGRSLGPTRLLAIPSGVTHRTSPVGAGARGASVYLDVDSAAGRGLGAAIADGPSTAVPPIDDWPIDPRSIVDEESAARLAGHLVGLGRGAHIHPYVTAAQRSTVVALAQSPTLAGIAAETGVSASHLSRLWRRDLGMSFNTWLRWERLREAARLIGAGANITDAAHGAGFADGAHASRVCSAMFGLSPLALTAGLTLI from the coding sequence GTGCAGTGGTCGGGGCAGGCGTGGCTGGGAAGCGGGGCCATCGTCTTCTGGGGCGAGGTCGGCGACACCTCGATGCACGCGCACGCCGCCCATCAACTGTTCATCGGCGCGGAGGAATCGTCGACGATCGCCGTCACCCTCGCCGACGGACGATCCCTGGGGCCCACCCGACTCCTCGCGATCCCCAGCGGCGTGACGCATCGGACGAGCCCGGTCGGCGCGGGTGCACGCGGCGCGTCGGTGTACCTCGACGTGGATTCGGCTGCCGGCCGGGGACTCGGGGCCGCGATCGCCGACGGCCCGTCGACGGCGGTGCCACCGATCGACGACTGGCCCATAGACCCGCGCAGCATAGTCGACGAGGAGTCCGCCGCCCGCCTGGCCGGGCACCTCGTCGGGTTGGGCCGCGGCGCCCACATCCACCCCTACGTCACCGCGGCGCAGCGCAGCACCGTCGTCGCGCTGGCACAATCCCCGACGCTCGCCGGCATCGCCGCCGAGACGGGGGTCTCCGCGTCGCACCTGAGCCGACTGTGGCGCCGCGATCTGGGCATGTCCTTCAACACCTGGCTGCGCTGGGAACGGTTGCGCGAGGCCGCGCGGCTGATCGGCGCCGGAGCGAACATCACCGACGCCGCCCACGGCGCCGGATTCGCCGACGGCGCGCATGCGAGCCGCGTGTGCAGCGCCATGTTCGGCCTGTCGCCACTCGCGCTGACCGCCGGCCTCACGCTGATCTGA